Within Nematostella vectensis chromosome 1, jaNemVect1.1, whole genome shotgun sequence, the genomic segment ATCCCGATGTATTCGCGTGTCGAAatgctttatttttgtttgtttgttgtgaTTTAGGATACGTAATTGATTAGAtaaatttattgtttttatcctGGCGATAAAATGCCATATCCGATCTAGTTGGAGGCACTATGCATGTCTCGTGCAAACTCCCTCTTGTTTTTTCCAAAAGTATTCGCTGCACGTAGCTGTTGTTTTGATCCAGAAGAATTCGCTGCACGTAGCTGCCCATGTTTATCATTCCTGCGGCCCCTGCGGCCTGAATCCAAAGTGTATTTACAAATGATGTTTGCTAATTGGAAGTTTTTATCTAAACGCCTTTCCATCGCGTCTTTTGTCTATTTTTTGTTAGTGATACAACAAAAATGTTCTTCCTATAATAAAAAAGGGAATTAGAGACACTCATTTTTACCACTAGCGCGATATCATCATATTTTCCTCTACAGTCACCTGAAAATGGCTGCACAGAATGATAACGGTGCTTTCAATACTTCAAGCTTGGGGCTTCGCATTCTTTGCACGAAATAGCTGGGAAAGCGAAAGAACTCAATAATTATAAATACTACTCCTTTTCTGCCATTGCACCAGTTTACGCTACTTCCTTTAGCGctaaaatcaaaatattgtgtTAGTGTTCATCATGTCTTAGGATCCGATGTTATTAGGGAGAAAATATTATCCAACGCATCATGTCATTTTAGTTGCAGCTATTTGTAGAAATAATAATGGAACTTTAATTGTTCGTGTTTTTCTGTGAAATGGTTTAGGAATGACATTCGATTAGCCACAATGCTGCGGGGGGCATGTACGAAATCACGCGAGGCGTGGTGAAAAGTAAAAGCTTTGATTCTATTTTCGTCACATTTTACCAGCTAGAAGGCGCTTACTTTCGTATGTCAGTAAAGACTTTTATCTatgcaccaacacactgcaccacgcAATTTGAACCAATAGAACGCCTGCACAATGAGCTATGCACAAATatactgcaccacacaagcttgTGTGGtggcactaacacactgcaccacacaagcttgtgtggtgcagtgtgttagtgcatggctcactgtgcaggtggtccctgggtacagcttgtgtgttacagtgtgttagtgcatggctcactgtgcagatAGTTCCATTGCTTCAGCTTGCACTGCTGTATAGATTCCTTTgtaggtggtccctaggtacagcatAACACTGCGAAACACACAGTTGTATCTGGCTAGTACCTATAAAACACCTAACGCACTAGGCACGGCACAGGTTTCGCTTTGTTGCCACAAAGAGCACAGCACAAACACTAATCAGACACGTCCTTATTCTTTTCCAGGTAGTATTTGCTCTTAATCAGTCTCTTCACTTTCAAGAGCGGTTGCGCAGAGGCCAAGTCCAAGTAACGTACACAACAGACGATCTGATCGATCATTATAATTGCGGGGACCTGAAGTCAGTTTTGTTCTCGACTCAGACCAGTCTGCCTACCCTGACCGTGAATTCCTCTTTAGAGCAAAGGGAACGGAAACGAGCCCAGGAAATAGACCAGTACTTTCGCAATGAACTGATTTTCCAGAGGAATAAGCGAATGGCGCAAAGAGTTATAACACTGCTTAATAATCACCCAGAAAAAGACTTCTTTTTCGCGTTCGGCGCAGGTAAGTTGGTTTTATGTTTAAAATAACGTAAGGGATCTAAGGCTTGTAGTAGCTTAGCAACCTGCTTACAAAAGCACACAAACTCCTTATTTATCTGTGAGACGAGCGTGCGATTATCATAGAACTACAAGGGGTACAAGCTTTAAGGCGGGAAAACTTTTGCAGAAAAAAACTACGCATGCACGGCATTTTAATTCGGTGAATGCTAGAGCATTTTTAATTCCTTATACGGAATGCGACGTTCCAAGCCTCCTTACTCACGTACCTGACGGCAACATCAGATTGCTCTAATAAAATACGCGGCGTGTGTTTTATCTATAATCGCGCGCAACCTGCGCGGCGAGTTAGCAAGACCCAAGGCGCGCAGATGATGATAGCGGTGTTGTGTACATGATATACGTAGGCGGCATGTGGTGATCGCATGCGTCTACTCCCGATTATAAGCCATCACAGCCAAATACTCACTAAGACAACCTCCGACAAGAGACGCCGCAAAGACTATTACGTACCGACACTCACTAGACCTGTGCAGAATTGCATACGCAAGCGCAGATTCACAGACACGCCAAACAAGTTAGAACCATGCGAACTCAAGCGCAGAGAAAATCAAGCACTTTTTGCGTTCCTGAAACTTgcttgctaggtcgtaggaaTGAAACATCAGGGCTATTTGTCATCATAAGCGGCTGACAGTGCCACGTTCCCACTTTATAGGTCGGTGCTTTGAAGAATACCTAGGAGATAACATGAAAAATACGGGGCAAAGGAGCTAATGGCGCTGTTTCTTTTGAAGACTTTCGAAAATGGCTAAACTTCACCTATGGAGGGTATCACtgacccccccctcccccctctccagTACACGAAGCGTCCCGTGCCAAAATATCAGCTAATAAACCACGCCATATGACCCTAGGGATATCTTGCATGTTATGTAGTGGCGTGACCCTCTGGCTGTCTGTATTTTGTCTTTCTgagctcattttttttttttttcaggtcaCTTTCTTGGTAATCACAGTATTATAGATATAATGAAGAAACACGGTTATGATGTGGAATACGTCAAACCGGAGCAAGAGCTACCAAGGTACCATCTTATATGTGTCGTCTTCCATGCTAGTAGAGATCTCTTTTCTCTATATTTTGCTgggcccagcgaaatacagagaaaagtggcctctgctagcagggaatgtGTCGTCTTGCCATCTCATCAGACTTCTACATCCCTTCAATATCCTTATAAATTCTGCCTCGTTGCCTTTCAATTCCTTATCCAAGCTTCTTGGTCGTTACCGTCGACCCTCTCTGATATTGTTTCTTGTTACCGCTAAAATGGCATATGTTTTGTCGCTATTGACTTAATCCATGATCTActtctttttttcattatttttatttttcttttctactCTTACAGCTTCAAAGCCAAGAAATCGCTGAATACCCGGCGAGAAAGGCGCAAAGGCTGCAGGGGCAGGAGAAAAAAGAGCAAACGATgtcagaagaaaaagaaacggAAGCGCCCTGACTATAGCCGAGTTAGACTTCTTCAGGTCGCTACTAGACGGTGGAACCCTACAAGAAAGTTAGTGCCTGGAATATAGAGTTCTAGACCGTACATTTtgtatttgtgttttgttttcatgtATTCATCTTCTACATGTTTTGATTTCAGGCCGTACCCTACCAAACTATCTGAGGCACCTGGCGCCAGAGACATTTCCTCGCGGAAAGCTGCTGCATCTTGCACCCCAATCTGGACTGTTTCACTTGCTCTTACATGTGCTGTCACTTGCCTGTTGACGTACAGCGGTTTTCGGTAAATTGCCATGCGTGCATTGTGTGCGCGGTTGCTAGGGGATGCAAGCTACTTAGACCAAACGTGGGCAGTTGTTGTCTGTGATTTGTCATGCTCGGATGGCAACGTATTGGATGAGGATTTCTGGCACATGATAAAAGTGCGGCCCAGGGAGACATTACGCGAGTACCATTTCAACTTCTACCTTGTGAGGATGAAGATTTACCAAGACGACATGGTCCCGCAAGAGAACCAGCACCGGGGGACTCCGATAAACACAGACGGAGGTGATCGCCTAAGGGAAGGACCCCTAAcagatagcaaattgggtgtggtcgaagccatttttaccctaagagataacagaattgaaaaaaaaaaaaaaacgttagaCGTCCCCATAGGAATAGCAGTTTGTCGAATTTTAttccctaagagatagcaaaatcgAAAAAATGCTTAAACACCTTCTAAGGGACGGCAGTGGGCCGAAATGGTATACCCTAAAAGAGTTGACGATCACCCCTGTCTACTCTTCTGGAGAATCACCACCACCCCGGGAAACCATGTTCtgttaacaatataattaccGAAGAAAATGGAGTTGCCTTAACCCTATGAGTAAGGCGTATTGGAACGgcaaagcaaaaaagaagaaaaatcaCATGACAATTACAAGAAAGGACTCTTACTGCAAAATATTGCGTGACTGAAATAATCTGAGAGTACACCAAAAGGAtgtgttgttttgtgtttgtatTGTGTACTCTAGTACAAAAACAGCTAATAAAAAGTATACATAAATTGATAACCCGACTTTAACTTTAAATTTACCCTTTATCCGTACCCGGGAAGGCAAGAATAAAATGCGATGAATGTATTCGATGAACAAAGGAAGCATTGGCCATGACAAGAAAATTAGTCCTTATTGTACTTGCGGTTGGAGAAGAGGAAAACCCAGTCCTATCTTTCATGTACTTTGTACATTTTGGTACTGATTTTTGTTCTCCCCTTGCCCTTGGAAATAAATATTTCAAGTTGCACGtaggttttgttgttgttgttttacttGTGTCATCCACTTGcagcatgtttttttctattctcaAAGTCTACTTTTTGCTAAAAGCCACACATAGCGAGTGCGACTTTAATGTATTTTGGCTAAATAAGGTACAACCAAAAAGCGTGCGTGTGACAGGGCCCTTTGTACGAACCATCAGTATCAGCGCGTAGCCAGGGCTTTCGGAGAGACGGTGGTgcggagggaggggtgggtgacGCAGATATCTTTGGACCCTCTGCTGTGAACCACTGGCATCTTTCACAACTCTCGTATCACGTGATGTTGGCTGATAAACCAACTGACCTGATATCGTGCACACATCAGGCAAATCACGTTCGCCTACAGCACATACAACATGTCTCGCGGTAAGTCAAGACTCTTTATTACATTGTTACATTTTCACATCATTGGCTTGTCATgcatttattatatttaatgGGGGAGGTGAGCTTAGATGTAAGAATACTTGTGTCTATGTATATTTTGATACGCAATAAGCTGATAAGCAGGGACAGAAGTACGGTATGAAAGTAATGGTATCAATTTTTAACTTCCAATCTGAGACAGGTTTTACAGTCCTAAATAGAGTAACAAGTTTTCCTGAAGCTAGGGAATATATGAATTCTTCATGGTCTGGAGCTCGCGAACGGTTCGCCTGAGATACAAGGCTCGCACTGTATTTATGCAGCCCTGCACATCAGTCCACACTGGCAAAATTGCAATTCAATACAGTTTTAAAACCAGCAAGTACGCATTTACCCAAGTTAGCCTGAATAGGCTCTTACACAAAAGGAGCTTAGTGCAAATTAGGCTATTAAGGTTCTTAATAAATGTACTTATAAGGAGTTGTATAAGCATTTCTTTGTAtagatttttttgtaaacgtAGGACCACGACTGCGTTTTGATATTGTGTGACAGAGATCAGAACAATGCATGAAAGAGTTCAGAACGACTGCGCATCGCAGGAGGCTATGG encodes:
- the LOC5515928 gene encoding metalloprotease TIKI homolog; this translates as MAAFTLWILVLNVFLLGFQARKLASNLKFPIQKCDDSTPQKNFNSFLWLVKRTPPAYFYGTIHVPYTRVWDFIPMNSKQAFTASQHVYFELDLTDEKTMRALMKCQMLPSGTMLRQTLPRKMFKRLKSHLRYIKRMIPKWIKHRDQETSSAGPYANKLYEMLTKDWDKKRPIWVMLMVNSLTESDIKTRGIPVLDQYLALEASRNHKLIGAVENVDEQCKPLNALNASQVVFALNQSLHFQERLRRGQVQVTYTTDDLIDHYNCGDLKSVLFSTQTSLPTLTVNSSLEQRERKRAQEIDQYFRNELIFQRNKRMAQRVITLLNNHPEKDFFFAFGAGHFLGNHSIIDIMKKHGYDVEYVKPEQELPSFKAKKSLNTRRERRKGCRGRRKKSKRCQKKKKRKRPDYSRVRLLQVATRRWNPTRKPYPTKLSEAPGARDISSRKAAASCTPIWTVSLALTCAVTCLLTYSGFR